A stretch of the Rhizobium sullae genome encodes the following:
- a CDS encoding PIN domain-containing protein encodes MIVVDPNVMLSALRSSRAASHQLLREMLVGDVPFAVSPAVALEYEDVLKRPGILGDEPWLSGDEIDTVLDAIFSQARLVSPWFRFRPFLADPKDDIYIECALAAGATFIVSSDRHFQHPAVKAFGMSVMRAGDFVAEITRRRQPT; translated from the coding sequence ATGATTGTTGTCGATCCTAACGTGATGCTTTCGGCTCTGCGCTCGTCAAGAGCAGCGTCGCACCAGCTATTGAGGGAAATGCTCGTTGGCGATGTTCCCTTTGCCGTGTCGCCTGCCGTGGCCTTGGAATACGAGGATGTCCTGAAGCGACCCGGTATACTTGGTGATGAACCGTGGCTGAGCGGGGACGAGATTGACACTGTGCTGGATGCGATTTTCAGCCAAGCTCGTCTCGTTTCCCCATGGTTTCGGTTCAGGCCGTTCTTGGCCGATCCAAAGGATGACATCTATATTGAGTGCGCTTTGGCGGCGGGTGCGACATTTATCGTAAGTAGTGACAGGCACTTCCAACATCCAGCCGTAAAAGCGTTCGGCATGTCTGTCATGAGAGCCGGAGATTTTGTGGCAGAAATAACGAGAAGGAGACAGCCAACATGA
- a CDS encoding YqaA family protein, whose translation MIDISTYLGLFFAALGAASVLPMQSEPVLVGLILTGKFPWLALLVVASVGNTLGSILNWFLGRGIEQFRDRRWFPVSEKALERSSRWYRQYGKWSLLLSWMPLFGDALTVVAGVLREPLLTFTILVFIAKTGRYLVLVFATLKLMA comes from the coding sequence TTGATCGATATCTCCACCTATCTGGGACTGTTTTTCGCGGCATTGGGCGCGGCGTCGGTATTGCCGATGCAGTCGGAGCCAGTCCTTGTCGGGTTAATTTTAACTGGCAAGTTTCCTTGGCTTGCGCTTTTGGTCGTCGCCAGCGTCGGCAATACTTTAGGTAGCATTTTGAACTGGTTCCTCGGGCGAGGGATCGAGCAATTTCGGGATCGACGTTGGTTCCCGGTGAGTGAAAAGGCTCTTGAACGGTCGTCGCGTTGGTATCGACAGTATGGAAAATGGTCGCTGCTACTGTCATGGATGCCGCTCTTTGGAGACGCCCTGACAGTCGTAGCAGGCGTATTGCGCGAACCGCTTCTGACATTCACAATCTTGGTATTCATCGCGAAAACGGGGCGCTACTTGGTTCTGGTTTTCGCCACTCTGAAATTGATGGCGTAA
- a CDS encoding CheR family methyltransferase, which yields MLNQTLAKFRQVPRKVCRTMWDAMPTSVAQTPLMNRTGRFLYRRFTRDTLKVQTHFTQFMRNPPLLDALKQIMARDSSSTALAVASIGCSTGAELYSLLYTLRSAMPGRTIIGVGCDLSPEVVRIAERALYAPGVPAADGALFAAGRPEIEEDEISALNGIVQQQADGTCRVRDFLRHDTSWFAADAIKDDILTSIGPQDLVLANNFMGPMDDRSAQLCLHNMMRLVKAGGYLVVDGVDLDLKTRVLRDAPFAPILTNLREIWGCDGSKQGWPWLRWGAEPIDTSEPDWRVRYTIIFQRLR from the coding sequence ATGTTGAACCAAACGCTGGCGAAATTTCGCCAAGTGCCACGCAAAGTCTGCCGAACGATGTGGGACGCTATGCCTACATCTGTGGCCCAAACGCCGCTCATGAACAGAACTGGCCGCTTTCTCTACCGGCGGTTCACCAGAGACACTCTCAAGGTACAGACGCACTTTACGCAGTTCATGCGCAACCCACCTCTGCTCGACGCGCTCAAGCAAATCATGGCCAGGGACAGTTCGTCCACCGCTCTGGCGGTGGCGTCCATCGGCTGCAGTACCGGCGCGGAACTGTATTCCCTCCTCTATACCCTTCGCAGCGCAATGCCCGGCCGAACGATCATCGGTGTCGGCTGCGACTTGTCACCGGAGGTCGTAAGGATCGCTGAACGAGCGCTTTACGCGCCCGGGGTTCCAGCGGCTGATGGTGCTTTATTTGCCGCGGGCCGTCCGGAGATCGAGGAAGATGAGATTTCCGCGCTGAACGGCATTGTTCAACAGCAGGCTGACGGCACCTGCCGCGTACGTGACTTCCTCAGACATGATACATCGTGGTTTGCTGCCGACGCCATCAAAGATGACATTCTGACCTCCATCGGACCGCAGGACCTCGTCCTTGCCAACAATTTCATGGGGCCGATGGATGACCGCTCTGCGCAGCTGTGCCTTCACAACATGATGAGGTTGGTAAAAGCGGGGGGGTACCTGGTAGTGGACGGGGTCGATCTCGACCTGAAAACCAGGGTACTTCGGGATGCGCCGTTCGCCCCGATCCTCACAAACCTGCGTGAAATCTGGGGTTGTGACGGGTCGAAACAGGGCTGGCCCTGGCTGAGGTGGGGTGCAGAACCTATCGACACGAGCGAGCCCGACTGGCGCGTGAGGTACACGATCATTTTCCAGCGGCTTCGCTAA
- a CDS encoding transposase — protein MAAQVIKRADAGTIGRFLDRFVSQNAVILSDDTAIGRAAKAFSGHETVAHRDHNYADGEVHSNTAENLASVLKRAQFGVFHFLSLRHLQPYVDEIIFRMNQHEVTRRGLSEGRTYIARTELHQH, from the coding sequence GTGGCCGCTCAGGTCATCAAGCGGGCCGACGCCGGAACAATCGGGAGGTTCCTCGACCGATTTGTCTCCCAGAATGCCGTCATCCTGTCCGACGACACGGCGATCGGCCGCGCCGCGAAGGCATTTTCAGGTCATGAAACGGTGGCCCACCGCGATCATAACTATGCGGACGGGGAGGTTCATTCCAACACCGCCGAAAACCTGGCGTCTGTCCTGAAGAGGGCGCAGTTCGGTGTGTTCCACTTCCTGAGCCTGCGCCATCTCCAGCCGTACGTCGATGAGATCATCTTCCGGATGAACCAGCACGAGGTAACGCGCAGGGGCCTATCGGAAGGGCGGACGTATATCGCTCGAACTGAGCTGCATCAGCATTGA
- a CDS encoding cupredoxin domain-containing protein — MKNFVLALALAAFATPALAAGNHAGGHAEKMAIGEPGDKAKATQTIRVTMKETDDGKMLFTPAVFNVRKGQTVKIAIKNAGTVDHEFVLDQEDKILEHKAVMEKFPEMEHDDPNSIRLPAGQSGEIVWKFTTDGQFKFACLIPGHYEAGMHGDVTVAGK; from the coding sequence ATGAAGAACTTTGTATTGGCACTGGCGCTGGCCGCCTTCGCAACCCCAGCCTTGGCTGCCGGCAATCATGCCGGCGGCCACGCTGAGAAAATGGCCATCGGCGAACCTGGCGATAAAGCCAAGGCCACGCAGACGATCCGCGTCACGATGAAGGAAACCGACGACGGCAAGATGCTATTCACCCCCGCCGTCTTCAACGTCCGCAAGGGGCAGACGGTCAAGATCGCGATCAAGAATGCCGGGACGGTCGACCACGAGTTCGTGCTCGATCAGGAAGACAAGATCCTTGAGCACAAGGCGGTCATGGAGAAGTTCCCGGAGATGGAACACGACGATCCGAATTCGATCCGACTTCCGGCCGGCCAATCCGGCGAGATCGTCTGGAAGTTCACCACCGACGGGCAGTTCAAGTTCGCCTGCCTGATCCCCGGCCACTACGAGGCTGGCATGCATGGCGACGTCACCGTCGCCGGGAAATAA
- a CDS encoding TolC family protein: MITIRKLAAVATLPVVLASCVSGADYAKRDAGFSTVAAKTSTVTAKQTVWVQNQQQAQAASAQVKTLLARKQALDAETAVQIALLNNKGLQAAYADLGDSAADAWQSTLFINPTVSIGTTGIGTPELEAFKTIEGMITTNILALATKNRDVAIADTRFRQAQLTAAVTTLQLAADTRRAFIGAVAAWENVGQLQRAQAAADAASELAEKLGETGAMAKGAQAREHVFVAELAAETAKARLAARLAKEELTRLMGLWGSDLDYQVPNSLPPLPKAVVRRDTIEAEALRNRIDLQVAKLELEATARSYGLTEATRYVTDLEILTGFETEQEIEDDEKKTRTTAQVELEFAIPIFDTGKARMRKAEVAYMRAANQLAEKAVNVRSQARSAYEAYRANYDIARHYRNAVVPLRTKVEEESLLTYNGMITNTFELLTDTRDKINATLLSVNAKRDFWLAEANLAPAIYGGGATNASAETEVAAASESSGGGGH; the protein is encoded by the coding sequence ATGATCACGATCAGGAAACTTGCTGCCGTCGCGACCCTTCCCGTTGTCTTGGCGAGCTGTGTGAGCGGAGCCGACTACGCAAAGCGCGACGCGGGCTTCAGCACCGTCGCGGCGAAGACCTCGACGGTAACCGCCAAGCAGACCGTCTGGGTACAAAATCAGCAACAGGCTCAGGCAGCCTCGGCCCAAGTCAAGACGCTTCTTGCCCGCAAGCAGGCACTCGACGCCGAAACCGCCGTCCAGATCGCCCTGCTCAACAACAAAGGTCTGCAAGCGGCGTATGCCGATCTCGGCGACAGCGCGGCCGACGCCTGGCAGTCGACGCTGTTCATCAACCCGACCGTCTCCATCGGCACGACAGGCATAGGGACGCCGGAACTCGAGGCGTTCAAGACGATCGAAGGGATGATCACGACGAACATCCTGGCGCTCGCGACGAAGAACCGGGACGTGGCGATCGCCGACACCCGCTTCCGCCAGGCGCAGTTGACCGCGGCGGTGACGACCCTCCAGCTCGCCGCCGACACGCGGCGTGCCTTTATCGGCGCGGTGGCGGCCTGGGAAAACGTCGGGCAGCTCCAGCGTGCCCAGGCAGCGGCCGACGCCGCTTCCGAACTGGCCGAGAAGCTGGGCGAGACCGGCGCGATGGCCAAGGGCGCCCAGGCCCGCGAACATGTGTTCGTCGCCGAACTCGCCGCAGAAACGGCGAAGGCCCGCCTGGCGGCCCGTCTCGCCAAGGAGGAACTGACACGGCTGATGGGTCTGTGGGGCTCCGACCTGGACTACCAGGTTCCCAACAGCCTGCCACCGCTACCCAAGGCCGTCGTCCGGCGCGACACCATCGAGGCCGAAGCACTCCGAAACCGAATCGACCTGCAGGTCGCGAAGCTCGAACTGGAGGCCACTGCCAGGTCCTATGGGCTCACCGAAGCCACACGTTACGTCACCGACCTCGAAATCCTGACGGGCTTCGAAACCGAACAGGAAATCGAGGACGACGAGAAGAAGACAAGGACGACGGCTCAGGTCGAGCTGGAGTTCGCCATCCCGATCTTCGACACCGGCAAGGCCCGCATGCGCAAGGCCGAGGTGGCCTACATGCGGGCGGCAAACCAGCTCGCCGAGAAGGCCGTCAATGTCCGCTCGCAAGCACGGTCCGCCTATGAGGCCTACCGCGCGAACTACGACATCGCGCGGCACTACCGCAACGCCGTCGTGCCGCTGCGCACCAAGGTCGAAGAGGAATCCCTGCTGACCTACAACGGCATGATCACCAACACCTTCGAGCTGCTGACCGACACCCGCGACAAAATCAACGCCACCCTGCTTTCCGTCAATGCGAAGCGCGACTTCTGGCTCGCCGAAGCCAACCTCGCGCCGGCGATCTACGGCGGCGGCGCGACGAACGCATCGGCAGAGACCGAGGTCGCCGCTGCTTCCGAAAGCAGCGGCGGCGGCGGCCATTGA
- a CDS encoding cytochrome b — protein MTPRYSLSQIVLHWAVAVLVPIQYWTGGSIERTHHAVHMGLSPDPWDVIQHQIHNYAGIAIGALMVARLTLRIFDRGVLRISARGPVDRLAQAMHFAFYAAVIAQAAMGFVASYFWFGIGSFHVLGSRVILGLLALHIAAAAWHTFVWRDETVDRMIIPRRTSS, from the coding sequence ATGACGCCGCGCTACTCACTTTCGCAGATTGTGCTCCATTGGGCTGTGGCCGTGCTGGTACCCATCCAGTATTGGACGGGCGGAAGCATCGAGCGGACGCATCACGCGGTTCACATGGGCCTGTCCCCAGACCCTTGGGACGTGATCCAGCATCAGATTCACAACTATGCGGGGATCGCTATCGGGGCGCTCATGGTTGCGCGGCTCACGCTTCGCATATTTGACCGAGGAGTTTTGAGGATATCCGCGAGGGGTCCGGTGGATCGACTTGCACAAGCGATGCATTTTGCATTCTACGCAGCGGTTATCGCTCAAGCAGCTATGGGCTTCGTTGCAAGCTATTTCTGGTTCGGGATCGGTTCATTCCATGTTCTGGGCTCGCGCGTTATTCTCGGGCTGCTGGCACTGCATATTGCTGCAGCTGCCTGGCACACTTTTGTTTGGCGCGACGAAACGGTCGACCGGATGATCATTCCCAGACGCACGAGCTCTTGA
- a CDS encoding dodecin, translating into MSDHVYKKVELIGSSTTSVTEAIETAISRASKTMRNLEWFEVDQIRGQIKDGVVAHYQVVMKVGFRIDD; encoded by the coding sequence ATGAGCGACCACGTTTACAAGAAGGTCGAACTGATCGGCAGTTCGACGACCTCTGTCACGGAGGCGATCGAGACGGCGATCTCGCGGGCCTCGAAGACGATGAGGAACCTCGAATGGTTTGAAGTCGATCAGATCCGCGGACAAATCAAGGACGGCGTTGTGGCCCACTACCAGGTGGTCATGAAAGTCGGGTTTCGGATCGACGACTGA
- a CDS encoding copper-binding protein: MKTAMKLGLAALLSASAAFGAFAQEFTKGVVNKVDTKANKVTIKHEDLKSLDMPAMTMVFRVEDPALLERLKEGSNIEFVAERVNGKLTVTEVK; this comes from the coding sequence ATGAAAACCGCAATGAAACTCGGCCTCGCCGCCCTGCTTTCGGCCAGCGCAGCCTTCGGTGCGTTCGCCCAGGAATTCACCAAGGGCGTCGTCAACAAGGTCGACACCAAGGCCAACAAGGTCACCATCAAGCATGAGGACCTGAAGAGCCTCGACATGCCTGCGATGACGATGGTCTTCCGCGTCGAAGACCCGGCTCTGCTCGAAAGGCTCAAGGAAGGTTCGAACATCGAGTTCGTTGCCGAACGCGTGAATGGCAAGCTGACCGTCACCGAGGTAAAGTAA
- a CDS encoding adenylate/guanylate cyclase domain-containing protein encodes MKSAIGAHWDYAREIRSILLRFVAFAILLANLLLGGNAGAERTHSVVVVSYLVISIASVATARFLPDRSWLKTLFVVLDALLVVLILYGHILGGPITENHNLTTTSLVVAFILLNHVGLKLDRRLVLIFSSLVLVSWMTMLAITAARHHTADTVSVIASFFNQDLGLTVSFGFTAFAIYLLAKDHDRTRKEALRADERRLNLSRFFSPLVVADLEEGSSALDLERRNAAIMFVDLRDFTSFAETAPARELAWVLGEYRHLVSGIIFEHGGTVDKFIGDGVMAVFGQPSPTDDDADRALACALDLVDALSDWKNHNVRNGYTALNAGIGLHYGTVVGGVLDSGCHSEFTVIGDAVNVAQRLESLAKSFDARLVVSSALMAQLRKPVPTALWISQSSVVLPGRRLPIDVWYLSREAGLALAESNLRYETGGMQTALQRSSFQSSPPGPDVCTG; translated from the coding sequence ATGAAATCTGCAATCGGCGCTCATTGGGACTACGCGCGAGAAATTCGCTCGATCCTTCTGCGCTTTGTCGCCTTCGCCATTCTTCTCGCTAACCTCTTGCTGGGCGGCAATGCAGGTGCCGAAAGGACGCATTCAGTCGTCGTCGTCAGCTATCTCGTCATCAGCATCGCTTCGGTCGCGACAGCGCGATTTCTTCCTGATCGCTCCTGGCTGAAAACGCTGTTTGTCGTACTCGACGCCTTGCTGGTCGTCTTAATTCTATATGGGCACATCCTTGGCGGACCGATTACCGAAAACCACAATTTGACGACTACCAGCTTGGTGGTGGCATTTATCTTGCTCAACCATGTGGGCCTCAAGCTGGATCGGCGGCTGGTCCTTATCTTCTCCAGCCTCGTCCTCGTTTCCTGGATGACCATGCTGGCTATCACCGCTGCGAGACATCATACGGCTGATACGGTGTCGGTAATCGCATCGTTTTTCAATCAGGACCTGGGTCTCACGGTCAGCTTTGGCTTCACCGCCTTTGCAATCTATCTTCTCGCGAAAGACCACGACCGTACGCGCAAGGAGGCGCTGCGAGCGGATGAGCGACGTCTCAACCTTTCGCGTTTCTTCTCGCCGCTCGTGGTCGCGGACCTTGAGGAAGGCAGTTCGGCGCTCGATCTCGAACGTCGCAACGCGGCGATCATGTTCGTTGATCTGCGCGATTTCACGAGCTTTGCCGAGACTGCGCCAGCACGTGAACTGGCATGGGTGCTGGGGGAATACCGGCACCTTGTTTCCGGCATCATTTTTGAGCATGGCGGGACCGTCGATAAGTTTATCGGCGACGGGGTCATGGCGGTCTTCGGCCAGCCCTCCCCCACAGACGACGACGCAGATCGCGCCTTGGCGTGCGCTCTTGACCTCGTCGATGCGCTCAGCGATTGGAAGAACCACAATGTGCGGAATGGCTACACCGCCCTCAACGCAGGCATCGGCTTGCACTACGGCACGGTCGTCGGCGGCGTCCTGGACAGCGGATGCCATAGCGAGTTCACCGTGATCGGTGATGCGGTTAACGTCGCCCAGCGCCTGGAGTCTCTGGCCAAATCATTCGACGCGCGGCTCGTCGTATCGTCAGCACTGATGGCCCAACTGCGTAAGCCAGTCCCGACCGCCCTCTGGATATCGCAGAGTTCGGTGGTTCTGCCGGGACGTCGGCTTCCGATAGATGTGTGGTATTTGTCCCGCGAAGCGGGCCTTGCGCTCGCTGAGTCCAATCTGCGCTACGAGACAGGGGGCATGCAGACCGCCCTCCAAAGGTCGTCCTTCCAGTCATCGCCTCCCGGGCCTGATGTGTGCACCGGATAG
- a CDS encoding LysE family translocator has protein sequence MDWNSLAQFSAATLLILITPGPIMAIIACNTLRHGAMAGFSTAIGVEFGEVCLLGAMFAGLSLSGELLPVLLRWLSLAGAVYLIWLAAGALRLRRRPWRSPNLSRARPPVLDGLTIAFANPAALLFYAAFFPQFIDPDHSIAMQIVLLSAIYVCMRSVSASVCVFTITHLRLPVGCAQVGGFANLGAAVYLSIAVITVIRLM, from the coding sequence ATGGACTGGAACAGTCTTGCCCAATTCTCGGCCGCGACACTTCTGATTCTCATCACGCCCGGCCCGATTATGGCGATCATTGCCTGTAATACGCTTCGGCACGGGGCGATGGCCGGTTTCTCGACCGCGATTGGCGTAGAGTTCGGGGAGGTGTGTCTGCTCGGGGCAATGTTCGCCGGCCTGTCACTTTCCGGTGAACTCTTGCCAGTGCTGTTGCGATGGCTTTCACTCGCCGGAGCCGTTTATCTCATCTGGCTCGCTGCGGGCGCGTTGCGCCTCCGCCGCCGGCCTTGGCGCTCTCCGAATTTGTCTCGCGCTCGTCCGCCGGTCCTAGATGGGCTGACGATTGCCTTCGCAAATCCTGCAGCGCTTCTCTTCTATGCCGCCTTCTTCCCACAATTCATAGATCCGGATCATTCGATCGCTATGCAAATAGTCTTGCTGAGCGCGATATACGTTTGCATGCGCTCGGTCTCCGCCTCTGTCTGCGTCTTTACAATCACGCATCTCCGGCTACCGGTCGGCTGTGCACAGGTCGGCGGCTTTGCGAACCTCGGCGCCGCAGTCTATCTCTCGATCGCAGTCATCACCGTGATCAGACTCATGTGA
- a CDS encoding multicopper oxidase family protein: protein MFNRRQLFGASAALLAAGAWTKTSAMGLPDAPTMASADMQPPLHPASGPDYQPVVTLNGWTLPHRMNNGVKEFHLVAEPVEREMADGMTAYLWGYNGQSPGPTIEAVEGDRVRIFVTNKLPEHTTIHWHGMLVPSGMDGVGGLTQPHIPVGKTYVYEFDLVKSGTFMYHPHSDEMVQMAMGMMGFFVVHPKDPKFMRVDRDFVFLLNAYDIDPGSYVPRIMEMTDFNMWCWNSRVFPDISPLVVSRNDRVRVRVGNLTMTNHPIHMHGYDFEVTCTDGGWVRPEARWPEVSIDIPVGAMRAYEFDARYLGDWAIHCHKSHHTMNAMGHDIPTFIGADKSKVAEKIRKLQPDYMPMGTKGMADMGEMEMPIPENTVPMMTGWGPHGPIEMGGMFSVVKVREGISADDYADPGWYENPPGTQAWEWTGELPAATKAKDAKTQITPKPTNG, encoded by the coding sequence ATGTTCAACAGACGACAACTGTTCGGTGCGAGCGCGGCGCTGCTGGCGGCCGGCGCCTGGACAAAGACATCGGCGATGGGTCTGCCCGACGCCCCGACAATGGCATCGGCCGACATGCAGCCGCCGCTTCATCCGGCCTCGGGTCCGGACTACCAGCCGGTGGTCACCCTCAACGGCTGGACCCTGCCTCACCGGATGAACAACGGCGTCAAGGAGTTCCACCTCGTCGCCGAACCGGTCGAGCGCGAGATGGCCGACGGCATGACCGCATATTTATGGGGGTACAACGGACAGTCGCCCGGCCCGACGATCGAGGCCGTCGAAGGCGACCGCGTCCGCATCTTCGTCACCAACAAGCTGCCGGAGCACACGACGATCCACTGGCACGGCATGCTCGTGCCGTCGGGCATGGACGGCGTCGGCGGCCTGACGCAGCCGCATATCCCGGTCGGCAAGACCTACGTCTACGAGTTCGACCTCGTGAAGTCCGGCACCTTCATGTACCACCCGCACTCCGACGAGATGGTGCAGATGGCCATGGGCATGATGGGCTTCTTCGTCGTCCATCCCAAGGATCCGAAGTTCATGCGCGTCGACCGCGACTTCGTCTTCCTGCTCAACGCCTACGACATCGATCCCGGCTCCTACGTGCCGCGCATCATGGAGATGACCGACTTCAACATGTGGTGCTGGAACAGCCGCGTGTTCCCGGACATCAGCCCCCTGGTGGTTTCCAGGAACGACCGCGTCCGCGTCCGCGTCGGCAACCTGACGATGACGAACCACCCGATCCACATGCATGGCTACGATTTCGAAGTGACATGTACCGACGGTGGCTGGGTGCGGCCGGAAGCGCGATGGCCGGAGGTGAGCATCGACATCCCGGTCGGCGCGATGCGCGCCTACGAGTTCGACGCCAGGTATCTCGGCGACTGGGCGATCCATTGCCACAAGTCGCACCACACGATGAACGCCATGGGTCACGACATTCCGACCTTCATCGGTGCGGACAAGTCGAAGGTCGCCGAGAAGATCAGGAAGCTGCAGCCGGACTACATGCCCATGGGCACCAAGGGCATGGCCGACATGGGCGAAATGGAAATGCCCATTCCCGAGAACACCGTTCCGATGATGACCGGCTGGGGGCCGCACGGCCCCATCGAGATGGGCGGCATGTTCTCGGTCGTGAAGGTCCGCGAGGGCATCTCGGCGGACGATTACGCCGATCCGGGCTGGTACGAGAACCCGCCCGGAACGCAGGCCTGGGAATGGACCGGCGAACTGCCGGCGGCGACCAAGGCCAAGGACGCGAAGACGCAAATCACCCCGAAGCCGACAAACGGCTGA
- a CDS encoding oligosaccharide flippase family protein: MFKSGAWLLASKIASQTIQFLLFFIAARSLEAADFGLYAVLAAVITLLTIMAEAGWAEQLLRVGYTLPMFRVVTALSFWTASLFTVLSGIAALGVFEFGNFTAAALLAVWSLSILPCTLATSYEAAFTAQGYLRTQAAIRVISEVVGLCSTVAMFAAGIGVFSLALGKVISQTLALFMGWARLGQAPALRASIRDAANMAEFSHHIVVNRLIIFAGSYCSTFAVAGFQGVTDAAYYRAAERLVAAVSEALGEPIRAIAWVMFRKSSVQGEDQLQKTTRNVVVGTFAVATPIFITLLLYSSQLIHLLLGDRWQASAAIASVLCVRQLLLLPGYFNEPLLSVTGAIGKRLRVTMRNIVILVAVAFLAAPFGPMILAVAQCGVAAYSLFAIAALQESSGGVKWRDICKQLLTVVFPALVVMLAVAYWAGSIRTLSSVPGAAGLILRTAVTTTPYAAILVLSQLWIITRFRWNAGRRGR, translated from the coding sequence ATGTTCAAGAGCGGAGCGTGGTTGCTCGCGTCAAAGATCGCGTCACAGACCATCCAGTTTCTGCTGTTCTTCATCGCAGCGAGGTCCCTGGAGGCTGCCGATTTCGGCCTGTACGCGGTCCTGGCTGCCGTCATAACGCTGCTGACAATCATGGCCGAGGCTGGTTGGGCAGAGCAACTGCTTCGGGTGGGCTACACCCTGCCAATGTTCCGCGTGGTCACCGCGCTATCATTTTGGACAGCTTCGTTGTTCACAGTCCTGTCGGGCATCGCGGCTCTTGGCGTGTTCGAGTTTGGCAACTTCACGGCGGCAGCTCTGCTCGCGGTCTGGAGCCTTTCGATCCTTCCTTGCACGCTCGCCACATCCTATGAGGCGGCCTTCACGGCCCAAGGCTATTTGCGTACTCAAGCCGCGATCCGGGTCATCTCAGAGGTTGTTGGGCTCTGCTCAACGGTCGCCATGTTCGCAGCTGGTATCGGCGTCTTCTCCCTCGCGCTCGGGAAGGTCATCTCTCAGACGTTAGCACTCTTCATGGGATGGGCGAGGCTCGGTCAAGCACCAGCTCTTCGCGCCAGCATTAGGGACGCGGCGAACATGGCGGAATTTTCACACCATATCGTGGTCAACCGTCTCATCATATTCGCTGGCTCTTACTGCAGCACCTTCGCTGTCGCTGGTTTTCAGGGCGTAACGGATGCCGCTTATTACCGGGCGGCGGAACGGCTTGTCGCAGCAGTGTCCGAGGCGCTTGGCGAGCCCATCAGGGCGATAGCCTGGGTGATGTTCCGGAAATCATCGGTCCAGGGCGAAGATCAGCTGCAGAAGACGACGAGAAACGTGGTTGTGGGTACTTTTGCTGTTGCAACGCCCATATTCATCACCTTGCTCCTTTACTCGAGTCAGTTGATTCATCTCCTGCTGGGCGACCGGTGGCAGGCTAGCGCCGCAATCGCCTCGGTTCTTTGTGTCAGGCAGCTTCTGCTCTTGCCGGGATACTTCAACGAGCCGCTTCTTTCAGTAACCGGCGCAATCGGGAAACGACTGCGTGTCACAATGCGGAATATTGTTATCCTGGTCGCGGTTGCGTTCCTGGCCGCACCGTTTGGCCCGATGATACTGGCGGTCGCCCAGTGTGGCGTTGCCGCGTATAGTCTCTTTGCGATAGCGGCACTTCAGGAAAGCAGTGGCGGAGTGAAGTGGAGAGACATCTGTAAGCAACTCCTTACGGTTGTCTTTCCAGCGCTTGTGGTCATGCTTGCCGTCGCTTATTGGGCAGGAAGCATCAGGACGCTCAGCAGCGTGCCCGGGGCTGCTGGACTGATCCTTCGGACTGCCGTAACTACTACCCCCTATGCGGCTATTCTCGTGCTGTCACAGTTGTGGATCATCACCCGGTTCCGGTGGAATGCGGGTAGGAGAGGTAGATAG